One region of Salvia miltiorrhiza cultivar Shanhuang (shh) chromosome 3, IMPLAD_Smil_shh, whole genome shotgun sequence genomic DNA includes:
- the LOC131014922 gene encoding probable protein phosphatase 2C 38 isoform X3: protein MSADVIKNAYLETEEQFLSMVKKQWEIKPQIASVGSCCLVGVVCNGMIYTANAGDSRVVLARLEKSGKQVKAVQLSDEHNASIESVREELRSLHPEDPKIVVLKHKVWRVKGLIQVSRSIGDAYLKKAEFNKPPLLAKFRIPDPFEKPILLAEPSIHVQKLQHEDQFLIFASDGLWEHLSNQEAVDIVHHSARNGVAKKLVKAALQEAAKKREMRYSDLKKIVRGVRRHFHDDITVIVLFLDSHLISRSSFQGPILSIKGGGVAPGDANT, encoded by the exons ATGTCGGCGGATGTTATAAAAAATGCATATTTAGAAACGGAAGAACAGTTTCTTTCTATGGTAAAAAAGCAATGGGAAATCAAACCACAAATCGCGTCTGTGGGTTCGTGTTGTTTAGTAGGCGTAGTATGCAACGGGATGATATACACTGCAAATGCTGGAGATTCCAGGGTGGTGTTAGCAAGACTAGAGAAGTCTGGTAAACAGGTGAAAGCCGTTCAATTATCAGATGAACACAACGCAAGTATTGAATCTGTTCGGGAGGAGTTGCGCTCGCTGCACCCGGAAGATCCCAAGATCGTCGTTCTCAAGCACAAGGTTTGGCGAGTCAAGGGTCTTATTCAGGTTTCCAGATCAATAGGCGACGCCTACTTAAAGAAAGCAGAGTTCAATAAACCACCTTTGTTAGCAAAATTCAGAATTCCAGACCCTTTCGAGAAGCCAATCCTGTTGGCCGAGCCATCAATACACGTTCAGAAACTTCAACACGAAGATCAGTTTCTTATATTTGCTTCGGATGGTCTATGGGAACACCTTAGCAATCAAGAGGCAGTCGACATTGTTCACCACTCTGCACGCAAT GGTGTTGCCAAGAAGCTTGTAAAAGCTGCGCTCCAGGAGGCCGCaaagaagagagagatgagatATTCGGACCTGAAAAAGATCGTCAGGGGAGTGAGAAGACATTTCCATGACGACATCACTGTAATAGTCCTCTTCCTCGACTCCCATTTGATCAGTCGGAGCTCGTTTCAGGGGCCGATTCTTTCAATAAAAGGAGGCGGGGTAGCACCCGGAGACGCCAACACGTAG
- the LOC131014922 gene encoding probable protein phosphatase 2C 38 isoform X2 has product MCWTFFSIKLCASGYTLDSQEMSADVIKNAYLETEEQFLSMVKKQWEIKPQIASVGSCCLVGVVCNGMIYTANAGDSRVVLARLEKSGKQVKAVQLSDEHNASIESVREELRSLHPEDPKIVVLKHKVWRVKGLIQVSRSIGDAYLKKAEFNKPPLLAKFRIPDPFEKPILLAEPSIHVQKLQHEDQFLIFASDGLWEHLSNQEAVDIVHHSARNGVAKKLVKAALQEAAKKREMRYSDLKKIVRGVRRHFHDDITVIVLFLDSHLISRSSFQGPILSIKGGGVAPGDANT; this is encoded by the exons ATGTGCTGGACTTTCTTTTCCATAAAGTTATGCGCTTCTG GATATACATTAGATAGTCAAGAAATGTCGGCGGATGTTATAAAAAATGCATATTTAGAAACGGAAGAACAGTTTCTTTCTATGGTAAAAAAGCAATGGGAAATCAAACCACAAATCGCGTCTGTGGGTTCGTGTTGTTTAGTAGGCGTAGTATGCAACGGGATGATATACACTGCAAATGCTGGAGATTCCAGGGTGGTGTTAGCAAGACTAGAGAAGTCTGGTAAACAGGTGAAAGCCGTTCAATTATCAGATGAACACAACGCAAGTATTGAATCTGTTCGGGAGGAGTTGCGCTCGCTGCACCCGGAAGATCCCAAGATCGTCGTTCTCAAGCACAAGGTTTGGCGAGTCAAGGGTCTTATTCAGGTTTCCAGATCAATAGGCGACGCCTACTTAAAGAAAGCAGAGTTCAATAAACCACCTTTGTTAGCAAAATTCAGAATTCCAGACCCTTTCGAGAAGCCAATCCTGTTGGCCGAGCCATCAATACACGTTCAGAAACTTCAACACGAAGATCAGTTTCTTATATTTGCTTCGGATGGTCTATGGGAACACCTTAGCAATCAAGAGGCAGTCGACATTGTTCACCACTCTGCACGCAAT GGTGTTGCCAAGAAGCTTGTAAAAGCTGCGCTCCAGGAGGCCGCaaagaagagagagatgagatATTCGGACCTGAAAAAGATCGTCAGGGGAGTGAGAAGACATTTCCATGACGACATCACTGTAATAGTCCTCTTCCTCGACTCCCATTTGATCAGTCGGAGCTCGTTTCAGGGGCCGATTCTTTCAATAAAAGGAGGCGGGGTAGCACCCGGAGACGCCAACACGTAG
- the LOC131014922 gene encoding probable protein phosphatase 2C 38 isoform X1 translates to MSTMVTNSWRKYVAPCWRPSVESRGENCSNRGGDPSGRVDGLWWYKDIGQHIHGEFSMAVIQANNVLEDQCQVESGPMSCMESGPRGTFVGIYDGHAGPEASRFINNHLFDNIKRYTLDSQEMSADVIKNAYLETEEQFLSMVKKQWEIKPQIASVGSCCLVGVVCNGMIYTANAGDSRVVLARLEKSGKQVKAVQLSDEHNASIESVREELRSLHPEDPKIVVLKHKVWRVKGLIQVSRSIGDAYLKKAEFNKPPLLAKFRIPDPFEKPILLAEPSIHVQKLQHEDQFLIFASDGLWEHLSNQEAVDIVHHSARNGVAKKLVKAALQEAAKKREMRYSDLKKIVRGVRRHFHDDITVIVLFLDSHLISRSSFQGPILSIKGGGVAPGDANT, encoded by the exons ATGAGTACAATGGTGACAAATTCATGGAGAAAGTATGTCGCCCCTTGTTGGCGGCCCTCGGTGGAGAGTCGAGGGGAGAATTGCAGCAATAGAGGGGGCGACCCCAGTGGTCGTGTGGACGGGTTGTGGTGGTACAAAGATATAGGACAACATATACATGGGGAATTTTCAATGGCGGTCATCCAAGCAAATAATGTATTAGAAGATCAATGCCAAGTAGAGTCGGGGCCGATGAGCTGTATGGAGTCTGGCCCTCGAGGGACATTTGTTGGAATCTACGACGGGCATGCTGGCCCTGAAGCTTCCCGGTTTATAAACAATCATCTATTCGATAATATTAAAC GATATACATTAGATAGTCAAGAAATGTCGGCGGATGTTATAAAAAATGCATATTTAGAAACGGAAGAACAGTTTCTTTCTATGGTAAAAAAGCAATGGGAAATCAAACCACAAATCGCGTCTGTGGGTTCGTGTTGTTTAGTAGGCGTAGTATGCAACGGGATGATATACACTGCAAATGCTGGAGATTCCAGGGTGGTGTTAGCAAGACTAGAGAAGTCTGGTAAACAGGTGAAAGCCGTTCAATTATCAGATGAACACAACGCAAGTATTGAATCTGTTCGGGAGGAGTTGCGCTCGCTGCACCCGGAAGATCCCAAGATCGTCGTTCTCAAGCACAAGGTTTGGCGAGTCAAGGGTCTTATTCAGGTTTCCAGATCAATAGGCGACGCCTACTTAAAGAAAGCAGAGTTCAATAAACCACCTTTGTTAGCAAAATTCAGAATTCCAGACCCTTTCGAGAAGCCAATCCTGTTGGCCGAGCCATCAATACACGTTCAGAAACTTCAACACGAAGATCAGTTTCTTATATTTGCTTCGGATGGTCTATGGGAACACCTTAGCAATCAAGAGGCAGTCGACATTGTTCACCACTCTGCACGCAAT GGTGTTGCCAAGAAGCTTGTAAAAGCTGCGCTCCAGGAGGCCGCaaagaagagagagatgagatATTCGGACCTGAAAAAGATCGTCAGGGGAGTGAGAAGACATTTCCATGACGACATCACTGTAATAGTCCTCTTCCTCGACTCCCATTTGATCAGTCGGAGCTCGTTTCAGGGGCCGATTCTTTCAATAAAAGGAGGCGGGGTAGCACCCGGAGACGCCAACACGTAG